A stretch of the Streptosporangium sp. NBC_01755 genome encodes the following:
- the rocD gene encoding ornithine--oxo-acid transaminase: MTSTDDFIELSERRSAHNYHPLPVVISEAQGAWVVDVEGRRFLDCLSGYSSLNFGHGNPKIIAAAQEQLSRLTLTSRAFFHDQFATFAAGLGDLTGKDMVLPMNTGAEAVETAIKVARKWGYEVKGVAAEQANIIVMEDNFHGRTTTIVSFSTDPDAHDGFGPYTPGFKIVKYGSVEAIHEAIDANTVAVLLEPIQGEAGVLVPPDGYLTQVRELCTAENILMIADEIQSGLGRTGDTFACDHEGVVPDIYVLGKALGGGVVPVSAITANEDVLGVIRPGQHGSTFGGNPLACAVANAVIEMLGTGEYQARARDLGEVMHERLRGLIGQGVVTVRGRGLWAGVDIDPSLAGGREVSKALMAHGVLAKDTHGSTVRLAPPIVISEEDLVWAIDQLGAVLAELAE, encoded by the coding sequence ATGACCAGCACTGACGACTTCATCGAGCTGAGCGAGCGCCGCAGCGCTCACAACTACCATCCGCTGCCCGTCGTGATATCCGAGGCGCAGGGCGCCTGGGTGGTCGACGTGGAGGGCAGGCGTTTCCTGGACTGCCTGTCCGGCTACTCCTCGCTGAACTTCGGGCACGGCAACCCGAAGATCATCGCAGCGGCCCAGGAGCAGCTGTCCAGGCTCACCCTGACCAGCCGCGCCTTCTTCCACGACCAGTTCGCCACCTTCGCCGCCGGGCTGGGCGACCTCACCGGCAAGGACATGGTCCTGCCGATGAACACCGGCGCCGAGGCCGTGGAGACCGCGATCAAGGTGGCCCGCAAGTGGGGCTACGAGGTCAAGGGCGTCGCCGCCGAGCAGGCCAACATCATCGTGATGGAGGACAACTTCCACGGCCGCACCACCACGATCGTCAGCTTCTCCACCGACCCCGACGCCCATGACGGCTTCGGCCCGTACACCCCCGGCTTCAAGATCGTCAAGTACGGCTCCGTCGAGGCGATCCACGAGGCCATCGACGCCAACACCGTCGCGGTGCTGCTGGAGCCCATCCAGGGCGAGGCAGGCGTGCTGGTCCCGCCGGACGGCTACCTCACCCAGGTCCGCGAGCTGTGCACCGCGGAGAACATCCTGATGATCGCCGACGAGATCCAGTCGGGTCTCGGCCGTACCGGCGACACCTTCGCCTGCGACCACGAGGGCGTCGTCCCCGACATCTACGTGCTGGGCAAGGCCCTGGGCGGCGGCGTCGTCCCGGTCTCGGCGATCACCGCGAACGAGGACGTGCTCGGCGTGATCAGGCCGGGGCAGCACGGCTCCACCTTCGGCGGCAACCCCCTCGCCTGCGCGGTCGCGAACGCGGTCATCGAGATGCTCGGTACCGGCGAGTACCAGGCACGGGCCAGGGATCTCGGCGAGGTCATGCACGAGAGACTGCGCGGCCTGATCGGCCAGGGCGTGGTCACCGTCCGCGGGCGCGGCCTGTGGGCGGGCGTCGACATCGACCCGTCCCTGGCCGGCGGGCGTGAGGTCTCCAAGGCGCTCATGGCCCACGGCGTCCTGGCCAAGGACACTCACGGCTCGACCGTCCGCCTCGCCCCGCCGATCGTCATCTCCGAGGAGGACCTCGTCTGGGCGATCGACCAGCTCGGCGCCGTCCTCGCCGAGCTGGCGGAGTGA
- the ddaH gene encoding dimethylargininase codes for MTRHYLMCRPDHFAVEYAINPWMRPEAGADREVAIRQWETLRSAYEDLGHRVSLIDPVKGLPDMVFAANGALVVGGRVYGARFTHPQRAAEGPAYLKWFADNGYQRVREATFTNEGEGDFLTLDHLVLAGTGFRTDITAHAEAQEFLGRPVVTLQLVDPRFYHLDTALFPLNGHNVAYFPGAFSPGSQEVLRGLFPDAVIAGEDDAAVLGLNAVSDGSNVVINVEAADLQLELKRRGFEIIPVDLSELRKAGGGPKCCTLEIRG; via the coding sequence ATGACGAGGCACTACCTCATGTGTCGGCCCGACCACTTCGCGGTTGAGTACGCGATCAACCCGTGGATGCGTCCCGAGGCCGGTGCCGACCGCGAGGTGGCGATCAGGCAGTGGGAGACGCTCAGGAGCGCCTACGAGGATCTCGGGCACCGCGTCAGCCTCATCGATCCGGTGAAGGGTCTGCCGGACATGGTCTTCGCCGCCAACGGGGCGCTGGTGGTCGGCGGTCGCGTGTACGGCGCGCGGTTCACCCACCCGCAGCGGGCGGCCGAGGGGCCCGCCTACCTGAAATGGTTCGCCGACAACGGCTACCAGCGGGTCCGCGAGGCGACCTTCACCAACGAGGGTGAGGGGGACTTCCTCACCCTCGACCACCTGGTGCTGGCCGGCACCGGCTTCCGTACCGACATCACCGCTCACGCCGAGGCCCAGGAGTTCCTCGGCCGACCGGTGGTGACGCTGCAGCTGGTGGACCCGCGGTTCTACCACCTGGACACCGCCCTCTTCCCGCTAAACGGACACAACGTGGCATACTTCCCGGGGGCTTTCTCCCCTGGAAGCCAGGAGGTGCTCCGCGGCCTCTTCCCCGACGCCGTCATCGCCGGTGAGGACGACGCCGCCGTGCTGGGCCTCAACGCGGTCAGCGACGGCAGCAACGTGGTGATCAACGTCGAGGCCGCCGATCTCCAGCTGGAGCTCAAGCGCCGGGGCTTCGAGATCATCCCCGTTGACCTGTCGGAGCTCCGCAAGGCCGGGGGCGGTCCGAAGTGCTGCACGCTGGAGATCAGGGGATAG